From the genome of Pirellulales bacterium, one region includes:
- a CDS encoding carbohydrate-binding family 9-like protein, translating into MIGRALADLGIISLCGLMLLGGVVPSRGEPADPAGAATPAEAAIPYEVAVPPLPKDFPPPREYVCPKTAAPPRIDGALDDSAWEQAPWSEDFVDIEGPAKPAPTHRTRMKMLWDDHALYIAAEITEPNVWGTITEHDAVIFQDPDFEVFLDPDGDRLLYGELELNPLNTTWDLLLPKPYNDGGQAINGWEIIGLRTATRVQGTLNDPRDRDTGWTVEIAWPWKGIKELTKQPLPPRPGDSQRINFSRVNWDVQTVEGKVVKIPQRPEHNWVWSPQGLINMHVPERWGRVKFAPASK; encoded by the coding sequence ATGATTGGGCGTGCTCTGGCGGACTTGGGGATCATCTCCTTGTGCGGGTTGATGTTATTGGGTGGGGTCGTACCCTCGCGCGGAGAACCGGCGGACCCCGCCGGCGCGGCGACTCCCGCCGAGGCCGCCATTCCTTACGAGGTGGCGGTTCCCCCATTGCCAAAGGACTTTCCCCCGCCGCGCGAGTATGTTTGTCCCAAGACGGCTGCGCCTCCGCGCATTGACGGCGCGCTGGACGATTCCGCCTGGGAGCAGGCCCCCTGGAGCGAGGATTTTGTCGATATCGAAGGCCCCGCCAAGCCCGCGCCAACCCATCGGACGCGCATGAAAATGCTCTGGGACGATCACGCGCTCTACATTGCGGCGGAAATCACCGAACCCAATGTCTGGGGGACCATCACCGAACATGACGCGGTGATTTTTCAGGATCCCGACTTTGAAGTATTTCTCGACCCGGACGGAGACCGCCTGCTGTATGGCGAATTGGAACTCAATCCCCTCAATACCACGTGGGACCTGCTGTTGCCCAAACCGTACAATGACGGCGGCCAGGCGATCAATGGTTGGGAAATTATCGGCCTGCGCACGGCCACGCGCGTGCAAGGAACCCTAAATGACCCGCGTGATCGGGATACCGGTTGGACCGTGGAAATTGCCTGGCCCTGGAAGGGAATTAAGGAACTTACCAAACAACCCCTTCCCCCCCGGCCCGGCGACTCCCAGCGGATCAATTTTTCCCGCGTGAACTGGGATGTGCAAACCGTGGAGGGCAAAGTGGTCAAGATACCCCAGCGGCCAGAGCACAATTGGGTCTGGTCCCCCCAGGGACTCATCAATATGCATGTGCCGGAGCGGTGGGGGCGGGTGAAATTCGCCCCGGCGTCAAAGTAA
- the tnpA gene encoding IS200/IS605 family transposase, translated as MAGTYANLLYHLVFSTKQRLPCLNSSWREELHRYLGGIIKGEGGLPIQIGGVADHVHLLIKLKPTIVIPDLLRQLKANSSKWINATHGGAGKFHWQDGYAIFSVSQSNADIVGKYILSQPEHHREIAYQEELLLLLKKHQVDYDERYLWE; from the coding sequence ATGGCAGGCACATACGCCAATCTGCTGTATCATCTGGTCTTTAGCACCAAACAGCGATTGCCCTGTCTCAATTCCTCTTGGCGGGAAGAGTTACACCGATATTTAGGAGGGATCATCAAGGGAGAAGGGGGGTTGCCAATTCAAATCGGAGGTGTTGCCGACCATGTGCACTTGCTAATAAAACTTAAACCAACAATCGTTATTCCTGATTTACTCCGCCAATTGAAGGCGAATTCTTCCAAATGGATTAATGCAACACATGGAGGGGCGGGCAAATTTCATTGGCAAGATGGCTACGCGATTTTTTCCGTTAGTCAATCCAATGCGGACATTGTTGGCAAATACATTCTGTCACAGCCAGAACATCATCGGGAAATAGCGTATCAGGAAGAACTGTTATTACTTTTGAAAAAGCACCAAGTCGATTACGATGAGCGTTACCTGTGGGAATGA
- a CDS encoding metal-dependent hydrolase, giving the protein MATLTWHGHATWTVRTGGHTLLVDPFFTGNPAANQTAHQANADVILVTHGHEDHTADLVEIARRTGAAVVCNWEISEWLRGQGIDNTVPMNIGGTVKFDWGTAKMTPALHSSSWPDGTYAGNPCGYLLTLTENKTTIYFAGDTALFGDMTLIGRGGIDVAVLPIGDVYTMGVEDSLVAIDLLKAKKVLPSHYNTWPPIAVDANHWATRVGHEANAQPIVPRVGEGVEV; this is encoded by the coding sequence ATGGCCACGCTTACTTGGCACGGACATGCCACCTGGACGGTACGGACCGGCGGACACACCCTGCTCGTTGATCCTTTTTTTACCGGCAACCCCGCCGCCAACCAGACAGCGCATCAGGCCAATGCCGATGTGATCCTGGTCACGCATGGGCACGAGGACCACACGGCCGACCTGGTGGAGATTGCCCGCCGGACCGGCGCGGCTGTTGTGTGCAACTGGGAAATCTCGGAGTGGTTGCGCGGCCAAGGGATCGATAACACCGTCCCCATGAACATCGGGGGGACGGTCAAGTTTGACTGGGGAACGGCCAAGATGACCCCCGCGCTGCACAGTTCGTCCTGGCCGGATGGAACCTACGCCGGCAATCCGTGTGGCTACCTGCTGACGCTGACGGAAAACAAAACCACGATTTATTTTGCCGGTGACACCGCCCTCTTTGGGGATATGACATTGATTGGGCGGGGGGGGATTGATGTGGCGGTGCTGCCGATTGGCGATGTCTACACCATGGGCGTGGAGGATTCGCTGGTGGCGATTGACCTGCTGAAGGCCAAAAAAGTGTTGCCGTCCCATTACAACACTTGGCCCCCCATCGCCGTCGATGCCAATCACTGGGCGACACGGGTCGGACATGAGGCAAACGCCCAGCCGATCGTACCGCGGGTGGGAGAGGGGGTGGAAGTTTGA
- a CDS encoding HEAT repeat domain-containing protein: MVSFKPFFVPSPLLLVSVAMASMVLGAIVGGLMWALLYAAAAIAFLLAISVWSWHRFDQPPRLSLPEALLKIDQLRDSRVEIRRSAAIALRGASSECKPCISQLLAFINDYDEWVRNMVIQAIGRLGVDTIEITNALAGVLDAHPDAAIEISIAIQKSSVKSDQATSILKSKLPQMDTRTRILFAQALWSVEGHLESIIPIIDDGLKSNDVVTRRMAADMLASNLAVASTVVPLLKRLLNDTDRRVRKSCLKALHDIGEKQGKIL, encoded by the coding sequence ATGGTTTCCTTCAAGCCTTTTTTTGTACCAAGCCCATTGCTACTAGTTTCCGTAGCAATGGCCTCTATGGTTTTAGGTGCGATCGTTGGAGGTCTAATGTGGGCATTATTATATGCCGCTGCAGCGATAGCCTTTTTACTCGCGATTTCAGTTTGGTCTTGGCACCGCTTTGACCAACCTCCACGGCTTAGTTTACCGGAAGCATTACTAAAAATCGATCAGCTTCGTGATTCAAGGGTTGAAATTCGACGTTCAGCGGCTATTGCACTTCGCGGCGCGAGTTCCGAGTGTAAGCCTTGTATTTCACAGCTACTAGCATTTATTAATGACTATGACGAGTGGGTTAGAAATATGGTTATCCAGGCAATTGGACGACTTGGCGTCGACACGATTGAAATCACTAATGCGCTTGCAGGTGTTCTTGATGCACATCCGGACGCTGCGATTGAAATATCGATTGCGATTCAAAAGAGTAGCGTTAAATCTGACCAAGCTACATCAATTCTGAAAAGCAAACTTCCGCAAATGGACACTCGCACACGAATTTTATTTGCTCAAGCTTTGTGGTCTGTAGAGGGGCATTTGGAGAGCATAATTCCAATTATCGATGATGGCCTGAAATCCAATGATGTTGTGACGCGTCGAATGGCTGCCGATATGCTGGCTAGTAATTTAGCAGTCGCAAGCACCGTTGTGCCGCTGCTAAAGCGATTGCTAAATGACACTGATCGACGCGTCCGGAAGTCCTGCTTGAAGGCCTTGCATGATATTGGCGAAAAGCAAGGGAAAATCCTATAA
- the dcd gene encoding dCTP deaminase produces MILSGAEIHRRLGEDICIDPFEESRLNPNSYNLTLHDELLVYEEIVLDMKKPNRVERLYIPPEGLILNPNQLYLGRTAERTETHNLVPMIEGRSSIGRLGLFVHVTAGFGDVGFCGYWTLEMFAVQPVKIYPGVPICQIFYHQICGTINEYRSNKYQHNHDIQPSLLHKEFLSEKEREAQLTLFSGER; encoded by the coding sequence ATGATTTTGTCAGGCGCGGAAATCCACCGCCGGCTGGGGGAGGATATTTGCATTGATCCGTTTGAAGAAAGCCGCCTCAACCCCAACAGCTACAACCTGACGCTGCATGACGAGCTGTTGGTTTATGAGGAAATTGTGCTCGACATGAAAAAACCGAATCGGGTGGAGCGGTTGTACATTCCGCCCGAGGGGCTCATCCTGAATCCCAATCAGTTGTACCTGGGCCGGACGGCGGAACGGACCGAGACGCACAATCTGGTGCCGATGATCGAGGGGCGGTCATCGATTGGCCGGTTGGGGCTATTTGTGCATGTGACGGCGGGCTTTGGCGATGTGGGCTTTTGCGGTTACTGGACGCTGGAGATGTTTGCCGTGCAACCGGTCAAGATTTATCCCGGCGTGCCGATTTGCCAGATCTTTTATCATCAAATTTGTGGCACGATCAACGAGTACCGCAGCAATAAGTACCAGCATAACCACGACATCCAACCCAGCCTGTTGCACAAGGAGTTTTTATCCGAGAAAGAACGGGAAGCGCAGTTGACGCTATTTAGCGGCGAGCGGTAA
- the nth gene encoding endonuclease III → MPALPPAKRHARQIATRLRRHYGTAECALRHDSPFQLLVATILSAQCTDQRVNLVTPALFAAYPTPADLAAASLKQIERLIQSTGFFRNKARNIQACCRALADQHGGQVPNQLDQLTKLAGVGRKTANVVLGTAFGIPSGVVVDTHVGRISRRLGLTPHTDAVKAEQDLMALLPRSSWIDFSHQLIHHGRAICAARKPQCEICPLLDLCPRIGVAPPAVTARDRAQSLPKERVPVLKSTKHSRPILLNKVQP, encoded by the coding sequence ATGCCGGCCTTGCCACCAGCCAAACGCCATGCCCGCCAAATCGCCACGCGACTGCGGCGGCACTATGGCACGGCCGAATGCGCCCTGCGGCATGATTCGCCGTTTCAATTGCTGGTCGCGACCATTCTTTCCGCCCAATGCACCGACCAGCGGGTCAATCTGGTCACGCCGGCCCTCTTTGCAGCGTATCCCACGCCCGCCGATCTGGCCGCCGCCAGCTTGAAACAGATTGAGCGGTTGATTCAGTCGACCGGTTTCTTTCGCAACAAGGCCCGCAATATACAGGCCTGTTGCCGCGCGCTGGCGGATCAACATGGCGGGCAGGTCCCAAACCAGCTCGACCAACTGACCAAATTGGCCGGGGTGGGGCGAAAAACCGCCAATGTCGTCCTGGGTACAGCCTTTGGCATTCCCAGCGGCGTTGTCGTGGACACCCATGTCGGACGCATCAGCCGCCGCCTGGGCCTGACCCCCCATACCGATGCCGTCAAGGCCGAACAGGACTTGATGGCCTTGCTGCCCCGGTCAAGTTGGATCGACTTTAGCCACCAATTGATCCATCATGGGCGGGCCATTTGCGCCGCGCGCAAGCCCCAGTGCGAGATTTGCCCGCTGTTGGATCTGTGCCCCAGGATTGGCGTGGCGCCACCGGCCGTAACCGCGCGAGACAGAGCCCAAAGTTTGCCAAAAGAGCGAGTCCCCGTGTTAAAATCCACGAAACATTCCCGACCGATACTTTTGAATAAGGTGCAGCCATGA
- a CDS encoding DUF1579 domain-containing protein produces the protein MKSLYAGWCRALLAAGMLVGGCLVVHAADPAAKAAAPDAAAALQAYLESAKPGKHHEELAKMVGEWEAQVEHFMPGMPVEKSTATAKRSMIMGGRYLQEEFKGTMAGMPFEGIMTLGYDNNLKKYTSVWIDSMGTGTMVGHGTPSKGGMLVECKGTMYCPMHQKEMACRTVTKMTDADHEIFEMYGPGPDGKETLAMRIHYTRKK, from the coding sequence ATGAAATCGTTGTATGCCGGATGGTGCCGCGCTTTGCTGGCGGCGGGTATGCTGGTGGGTGGTTGCTTGGTCGTGCATGCCGCCGATCCCGCGGCAAAGGCAGCGGCGCCGGATGCGGCGGCCGCCCTGCAGGCGTATTTAGAAAGCGCAAAACCGGGCAAACACCATGAGGAACTGGCCAAAATGGTGGGCGAGTGGGAGGCCCAGGTCGAACACTTTATGCCTGGCATGCCGGTGGAAAAGTCCACCGCCACGGCAAAGCGCTCGATGATCATGGGGGGGCGATATTTACAGGAAGAGTTTAAGGGGACGATGGCCGGGATGCCTTTTGAGGGGATCATGACCCTGGGTTATGACAACAATTTAAAAAAGTACACCTCGGTCTGGATTGATTCGATGGGGACCGGCACCATGGTTGGCCATGGCACCCCGTCTAAGGGGGGAATGCTGGTGGAATGCAAAGGGACGATGTACTGCCCCATGCACCAAAAAGAGATGGCCTGCCGGACCGTCACCAAAATGACCGACGCCGACCATGAAATTTTTGAGATGTATGGCCCCGGCCCCGATGGCAAGGAAACCCTGGCCATGCGGATCCATTACACCCGCAAAAAATAA
- a CDS encoding YqgE/AlgH family protein: MKTLVGQLLIAVPQLLDPNFRQTVVLIVRHNDEGAVGLVLNRQAPLKFNTVWEKLCNEPCPLEAPLYVGGPCGGPLMALHQIPDQSEIEVLPELYFTSDIQQIREVLEQQADPLRLFGGYAGWGPGQLEDELNAGGWHVHAAEPAQIFAANDALWESLIRGMRGKSQLADWLGIKHIPPAPWLN; this comes from the coding sequence ATGAAAACACTTGTGGGCCAGTTGTTGATTGCCGTCCCCCAATTGCTCGACCCGAATTTTCGCCAGACGGTCGTGTTGATCGTTCGCCATAATGACGAAGGGGCCGTGGGGCTGGTGCTCAATCGCCAGGCCCCCCTCAAATTTAACACTGTCTGGGAAAAACTGTGCAACGAGCCTTGCCCGTTGGAGGCGCCGCTGTATGTCGGCGGTCCCTGCGGCGGTCCGTTGATGGCCCTGCACCAGATCCCCGATCAAAGCGAAATCGAGGTACTGCCGGAATTATACTTTACTTCTGATATTCAACAAATCCGCGAGGTGCTAGAGCAGCAGGCCGATCCCCTGCGGCTGTTTGGCGGATATGCCGGCTGGGGGCCGGGCCAGCTCGAAGACGAATTGAATGCTGGCGGGTGGCATGTGCACGCGGCCGAACCCGCGCAGATCTTTGCCGCCAACGACGCCTTGTGGGAATCACTGATCCGCGGGATGCGCGGTAAATCCCAACTGGCCGATTGGCTGGGTATTAAACATATCCCCCCCGCTCCCTGGTTGAATTAG
- a CDS encoding fucose isomerase, with the protein MTFSASPGDFPPRVQLVASGDLRESANQVCWPAQHDMEQALARAVAACGYKLSRGHAYCEHRRHGFISSQKEGMRVFAELDPAAPLIVAEAVWQYSHHVLAGLTTHRGPILTVANWSGQWPGLVGMLNLNGSLTKAGIPYSTLWSETFTDERFTTQLRSWLANGTVRHDASHVQPLAHVKIPPACRALGTQIAVNLRLQKAILGVFDEGCMGMFNAIIPDELLHPTGVFKERLSQSALYYETTQVDPAEAAEVRAWLEQRGMTFVTGPDEASDLTDAQILRQCQMYIAAVRLADDFGCDAIGIQYQQGLKDLLPASDLVEGLLNNADRPPVRGRDGQRVLFADRAIPHFNEVDECAGLDALLTNRLHAALGQPVETTLHDLRWGDRDPTGTTADYVWVLLISGAAPPAHFINGYAGASSERQPPMYFRLGGGTLKGISKPGEIVWSRFFIEDQQLKLDLGRARAIALPPEETERRWRATTPQWPIMHTVFYGITRDQMMARHKSNHIQVAYATDAAAADQLVLAKAACAAALGCEVTLCGTRANGEPWNNS; encoded by the coding sequence TTGACATTTTCTGCTTCCCCTGGCGATTTCCCGCCGCGCGTGCAACTGGTGGCCAGTGGCGACTTACGCGAATCGGCCAATCAAGTCTGCTGGCCAGCGCAACACGACATGGAGCAGGCCCTGGCCCGCGCGGTGGCGGCTTGCGGTTATAAATTGTCGCGGGGGCATGCTTATTGTGAGCATCGGCGGCATGGATTTATCAGTTCGCAAAAGGAAGGAATGCGGGTCTTTGCCGAATTGGACCCCGCCGCGCCGTTGATCGTGGCGGAGGCTGTCTGGCAATATTCGCATCATGTCCTGGCGGGGCTGACCACGCACCGCGGACCAATCCTCACCGTGGCAAATTGGTCGGGCCAGTGGCCCGGCCTGGTCGGCATGCTGAACCTTAACGGTTCCTTGACCAAGGCGGGCATCCCCTACTCCACGCTCTGGAGCGAAACTTTTACCGATGAACGGTTCACCACCCAACTGCGGTCTTGGCTAGCGAACGGCACGGTGCGGCATGACGCTTCGCATGTGCAACCTCTGGCCCACGTAAAGATTCCGCCCGCTTGCCGCGCACTCGGGACGCAAATCGCCGTTAATCTGCGCCTGCAAAAAGCCATCCTCGGCGTTTTTGACGAGGGATGCATGGGCATGTTTAACGCCATCATACCCGATGAGCTTTTACACCCCACGGGCGTATTTAAGGAACGACTTAGCCAATCGGCCCTCTATTATGAAACCACCCAGGTCGATCCGGCGGAGGCGGCGGAGGTGCGCGCCTGGCTAGAACAGCGGGGGATGACTTTTGTCACCGGTCCGGACGAAGCGAGCGATCTGACCGACGCCCAAATCCTCCGCCAGTGCCAAATGTATATCGCGGCGGTCCGGTTGGCGGACGATTTTGGCTGCGATGCCATCGGTATCCAGTATCAACAAGGACTCAAAGACCTGCTTCCCGCCAGCGATCTGGTCGAGGGACTCCTGAATAACGCCGATCGTCCGCCGGTCCGCGGGCGCGATGGACAGCGCGTGCTCTTTGCCGACCGCGCGATCCCCCACTTTAACGAAGTGGACGAGTGCGCGGGACTGGACGCGCTATTGACCAATCGCCTGCACGCGGCTTTGGGCCAGCCGGTTGAAACCACGCTGCACGATCTGCGTTGGGGGGACCGCGACCCAACCGGCACGACCGCCGACTATGTGTGGGTCCTGCTGATCAGCGGTGCCGCGCCCCCTGCACATTTTATCAATGGCTATGCCGGAGCCAGCAGCGAACGCCAGCCACCCATGTACTTTCGCCTGGGCGGGGGAACGCTGAAGGGGATCAGCAAACCGGGCGAGATCGTCTGGTCTCGCTTTTTTATCGAGGACCAACAACTAAAGCTGGATCTGGGGCGCGCGCGGGCGATCGCCCTTCCCCCGGAAGAGACCGAACGCCGGTGGCGGGCGACGACTCCCCAATGGCCGATCATGCATACGGTGTTTTATGGCATCACACGGGATCAAATGATGGCCCGGCATAAAAGCAACCATATTCAGGTGGCCTACGCCACCGATGCCGCCGCCGCGGATCAATTGGTCCTGGCCAAGGCCGCCTGTGCCGCCGCGCTCGGCTGCGAAGTGACGTTGTGCGGCACGCGCGCGAACGGGGAACCCTGGAATAACTCCTAG